A section of the Patescibacteria group bacterium genome encodes:
- a CDS encoding four helix bundle protein codes for LVLIKAKEIYQIWHKNLINLNRLDRCTIGSKIDENFLSFLELIFRASFAHDKFEKLSLVSQATGKNDLLKFLLQIGWEHKIISHNNYGSFILSLDEVGRMLGGWKKSLQEKTR; via the coding sequence ACTTGTACTTATAAAGGCTAAGGAAATTTATCAAATCTGGCACAAAAATTTAATTAATCTCAATCGGCTTGACCGCTGCACGATCGGATCAAAGATTGATGAAAACTTCCTGTCTTTTCTTGAGCTTATTTTCAGGGCTTCTTTCGCTCATGATAAGTTCGAGAAACTCTCGCTCGTGTCGCAGGCCACCGGCAAAAATGATCTTTTAAAATTCTTACTGCAAATAGGCTGGGAACATAAAATTATCAGTCATAACAATTATGGCTCCTTTATATTGTCCCTTGACGAAGTCGGCCGCATGCTTGGCGGCTGGAAG